TCCATCAAAACGGCTTCAGCAAGATTGTAGTTATCTGATTTGCTACTGAGCAGGTTAAAAAACCAGGCAAACGGGTAGCCAACCTGACGATCATATCCATGGATGGCATTGGCCAGTTCAGAACCATGGGGAGTATCACCAAGACTCGTCACCTTCAGCTCTCCTGAGAAGGTGCTGTTGGGTTTGGCACTGAGTTGATGTTCACCGTCGCTATCCTGATACTCCCTGAGGGCCAATATCCAGTGATCGCAGAACTGACTCTGCACACCAGCACTGCTCTCATGCCAATCACGGAAAAATCGCGCAAGCGACTGCATCGACCGGTTTTTCCCGGAGGATTCCTTTAACAAGCTCTCAATGGGTGTTATCCGTCGAAACTGCAGATATGCAGAACCTATGGGTTCTGGCTCCAGGCGTGGATAGTCGAGAGGATCGAGAAACTCTTCAAGACTTTCCGGAAACCAATCTCTCTCGATCAAAGGTCTATCGAGTACTTCCTGAAGTTCTTCTATTTCAAGTTGAACGAACTGCTCAGGTCCATCTCCACAGGGGGCGGTAAAATAGTGGGTCTTACCTGCCAGGCGTGTCGCAAAGTAGCCGCAATCGATATATTCGGCAACCAGGTTGTCTACATCTCCTGCAGAACTCTCTTCTGCCCATTGGGCAATATTCTGGCTGATCGGCCTATAATCTGCATCAACAACACCGCCAAGGCGATACCAATTACCCCGAGTGACAACATGGGTAAATTGAAGTTCCGGCATCAACTGATTGATCGCTTCAGTCAAATGTTCAAATCCGTCACTGAAATCAAAAGAGAGGCATAGCGATGCGATGGTTTCAGGTTTTGCAATCGGGACATTCATGATGCAGCCTCAAACACCGCATCAGCTTGGTGTCTAGTCTGCCACCAGGATTCTGCCATCCGATGGGCCTCAACCGGTTCCGCTGCGAGCCCCAGAGCACGTATGACCAAAGCCAGTGTTCCAGTAACAGCCAAACTACCGTACTGATCTTCAATTTCTCCGTCCCAGACTGATCTGTAGTGGTTTAAATTGAGACGCTGTTGTTTGGTCTGTAACCCTGGTTTACTCAAATTTGGCCAGCTTTCCAACCAAGTTTCACCATTGGACAGACCATTCAATTCTGCTGCTCGGTCAGGAATACGTTCAAACTCACCACCCTCCCCTTTACAGATCAGAGCACGCTTTAGCTCAAGAATTTGGGCCGCCTGCTGATGTATGGCTGCAAAATTAGGGTGAAAAACACCCATTAGACTGAGTGGCGCTGAGAGTGGATTCAACATTCTAACCACAGTGTGTAGTGGAGGACGTAGACCAAACAGTTCACGTGTGGCGATCAATTGTGAGGCAAGTGGGGATAATTTACTGATCGGTATGTAGGCAAATCCGTTTTCAGAAAGCTGCTGTTCTGCATCCCGAATCGAGTTCGCAGCGCTCATATCAAGCGCATCCAGCGCTTCTGGAACATACACCCGGTCATCACTGCGGCTCATTCCATGCATCAACACCGGATAACCGCGACGCGCTAATATCAGTGCCGCCAATAAAAACCAGGGCAATTGGCGCTTTTTACCGGCATAAGCTGCCCAATCGATTGCAGGTGTTTGTGCCTGTTGATTTATCGGCAAGCTCTCTTTTAAGGCCTGAACAAAACCTGCCACCTCTTCAGCCGTCTCCTCTTTGACACGCATCAGCATCATAAACGCGCCAATCTGCTCGGGTTCGACATCGTAACAGGTGATCATATTCATGGCCTCGTAGGCCTCTGACCTGGTGAGAGGACGCATGCCGTTTTTACCCTTTCCCAGTATCTGAATATATTTTGCAAACGGATGCATCATCTATTCCTGTTGGTTTGTAATTCGTGTTTTTGCTACAAGCCTTACATCTTCGTCTTCATCTTCAAGCATCTGCGGCAACAGTTCGTAAGGTGCTCGTTGGCAAGCGATCAAACGCACCCGCCAGTCTGGATCGGTCAGTAGCGGTGAAACAGCTTCTACGTCAATACGTTCGGCGACAACCAAACGTACTTCCGCTGCCGTATCATTGATCATCAAACCGATACTCTCCAGTGGCAGACGCATAGCCACAGTTTTGCGTACTTCCCTGTCACTATCGAGGATCATCCGAAACAATCTGCCGGGAATCAGACGTTTGGCGACTGTATGCCGAACCATGTAGTCCTCATCCAAGACCATCTTTTCCAGAAGTTCCAATGGCAGTCTGTCAGCAACTGTTATCCTAACCTCTCGATCAGGATCACTGATCAACGGTTCCAAGCGATCGATGGGGATTCTGTAGGCTAGAACTCTGCGCACCACTTCATCTGGGTCATCGAGCATTTGCAGAAGGCGCTGTTGGGATAAGTAACGGGCAGCTATAGCCCTCCTTTCCCAAAACTCATCCCCCGCATAGACTTCAGCCAGGTCTGGATTGAGCTGAAAAAAGCGGGCAATCTGTCTACCACTCATTGCACGCACGCAGATATCACCGGGATTACAACGACCTGACTTCAATCTGTCTTCTTTATGCGGACAGCTACTACAATCAGCTGTAGGAACATCAACCTTGTTCTGTGTC
This portion of the Candidatus Thiodiazotropha endoloripes genome encodes:
- a CDS encoding glycosyl transferase family protein translates to MMHPFAKYIQILGKGKNGMRPLTRSEAYEAMNMITCYDVEPEQIGAFMMLMRVKEETAEEVAGFVQALKESLPINQQAQTPAIDWAAYAGKKRQLPWFLLAALILARRGYPVLMHGMSRSDDRVYVPEALDALDMSAANSIRDAEQQLSENGFAYIPISKLSPLASQLIATRELFGLRPPLHTVVRMLNPLSAPLSLMGVFHPNFAAIHQQAAQILELKRALICKGEGGEFERIPDRAAELNGLSNGETWLESWPNLSKPGLQTKQQRLNLNHYRSVWDGEIEDQYGSLAVTGTLALVIRALGLAAEPVEAHRMAESWWQTRHQADAVFEAAS
- a CDS encoding 4Fe4S-binding leucine-rich repeat protein gives rise to the protein MTQNKVDVPTADCSSCPHKEDRLKSGRCNPGDICVRAMSGRQIARFFQLNPDLAEVYAGDEFWERRAIAARYLSQQRLLQMLDDPDEVVRRVLAYRIPIDRLEPLISDPDREVRITVADRLPLELLEKMVLDEDYMVRHTVAKRLIPGRLFRMILDSDREVRKTVAMRLPLESIGLMINDTAAEVRLVVAERIDVEAVSPLLTDPDWRVRLIACQRAPYELLPQMLEDEDEDVRLVAKTRITNQQE